The Desmonostoc muscorum LEGE 12446 genome includes a region encoding these proteins:
- the pglX gene encoding BREX-1 system adenine-specific DNA-methyltransferase PglX: MKNYQFSITSMNRTAIKNFAIWARRYLREQVKARAAQYGITDKNIIQSQTVTGGLLVAGQTLNATEANQYEQLRNRLQDLTLSSSQPQAVDALIDEIAYTWFNRLAALRFMEVNGYIGRVLSSSDSNLVDPDLLRDASSIAEMGDLPGLDLDTLNEWRSFANHDPNPDEFLYRRLLLAQCKALAEGIPALFDPRQNYQALFLPGNLLNQDSIVRRLVKEIPEEDWQNIEVVGWLYQFYISERKDEVIGAKSKVAAADIPAATQLFTPHWIVRYMVENSLGRLWLEAHPESRLREYMPYYLENPNDNGEREKPQALTPQELTVIDPACGSGHILVYAFDLLFEIYKEQGYLERDIPALILTHNLYGLDIDERAAQLASFAVLMKARAKNSRILRKSLALNIMAVRPTHSQTLPPATELNAEDWQPLIEAFKDADNLGSLITPPAFDSEKLKWQLDSLEASNSLFRECVPALRELLLQADLLSNQYWVVVANPPYMGNKSLNNILRNFANQNYPDSKSDAFSIFIERFLKIVSKNGFIGLMTPFTWMFLSSYEKLRKRILRENIITSLIRPEYHAFFDSAYVPICAFTLLNKASPEYQGTFIDLNKFYGADLQPVKVLEAIKNPDCGYLYYAKAADFAKIPGSAIAYWISQKIIDIFVNFKRIKEIADPRQGLATANNDRFLRLWYETYLHTIGFNYSNSIDAYKSHKKWFPYNKGGELRKWYGNQDWVVNWEKDGLEIRGFGKENGGKQRSRTQNTDKYFKPAITWSDITTSAFAARLSPPGFLFDIKGSSAFPIYEEIRLPLLGLMCSQLMQVFMAILNPSITFQVGDIAKVPFNLADKFIDLIQKIVSEAVFISRQDWDNFETSWNFQTHPLLRHNTKHLSEAFNIWQSKSETAFRELQRLEEENNRYWIEAYGLQDELTPEVPDDQITIRRADLNKDIRSLISYAVGCIMGRYSLDKPGLLHAGQPFDPTLHQTLSASSDAIIPITDQAYFDNDIVTRFIEFLRVAYSPETLTENLNFIANALTLKNGESAQERIRRYFLQEFISDHIQTYKKRPIYWLFTSGKKRAFGALLYLHRYSEDALARIRTDYVLELQVKLDGEIARAQQQLDNTTSSAAKKAATNRLKELQAQQLELRDYQAKLQTQADARINLDLDDGVAYNYTRFKGLVYEGADLKIADLEKASQWKRELLK, translated from the coding sequence GTGAAAAACTACCAATTCTCTATCACCTCAATGAACCGCACCGCTATTAAAAACTTCGCAATTTGGGCGCGTCGCTACTTACGGGAACAAGTAAAAGCCCGTGCCGCCCAGTATGGGATTACTGACAAAAACATCATACAATCCCAAACCGTTACAGGTGGGTTGTTAGTGGCGGGTCAAACCTTGAACGCAACGGAAGCAAATCAGTATGAACAACTGCGAAATCGTCTGCAAGACTTGACGCTAAGTTCCAGCCAACCCCAGGCGGTAGATGCGCTGATAGATGAAATTGCCTACACCTGGTTTAACCGTTTGGCGGCATTGCGGTTTATGGAGGTGAATGGATATATCGGGCGGGTGTTGAGTAGTAGCGATTCCAATTTGGTAGACCCTGATTTGTTACGCGATGCTAGTTCTATTGCCGAAATGGGAGATTTACCGGGTCTTGATTTGGATACTCTCAATGAGTGGCGTAGTTTTGCCAATCACGATCCTAATCCCGATGAGTTTCTCTACCGCCGTCTGCTGTTAGCTCAGTGTAAAGCTTTGGCAGAGGGAATTCCAGCACTGTTTGACCCTCGCCAGAATTACCAAGCGCTGTTTTTGCCTGGAAATTTGTTAAATCAGGATTCAATTGTACGGCGGCTGGTAAAGGAGATTCCAGAGGAGGACTGGCAGAATATTGAAGTAGTGGGTTGGCTGTATCAGTTCTACATTTCGGAACGCAAGGATGAGGTAATTGGGGCAAAGTCGAAGGTGGCAGCCGCAGATATTCCAGCAGCTACACAATTGTTTACTCCCCACTGGATTGTTCGGTATATGGTGGAGAACAGTTTAGGGCGGTTGTGGTTAGAAGCGCACCCGGAATCACGGTTGCGGGAATATATGCCCTACTATTTGGAAAATCCTAACGATAATGGTGAGAGAGAAAAACCGCAAGCTTTAACGCCTCAAGAGTTGACCGTGATAGACCCAGCTTGTGGTAGTGGTCATATTTTGGTGTATGCGTTTGATTTGCTATTTGAAATTTACAAAGAACAAGGTTATTTAGAGCGCGATATTCCGGCGCTGATTTTGACGCACAATTTGTATGGTTTAGATATTGATGAACGTGCAGCGCAGTTGGCAAGTTTTGCGGTATTGATGAAAGCACGGGCAAAAAATTCGCGGATTTTGCGGAAATCTCTGGCTTTGAATATTATGGCGGTGCGTCCTACCCATAGTCAGACTTTACCACCTGCTACAGAATTAAATGCTGAAGATTGGCAACCGTTGATTGAGGCTTTTAAGGATGCGGATAATTTAGGAAGTTTAATTACTCCACCAGCTTTTGATAGTGAGAAGTTGAAATGGCAATTAGATAGTTTAGAAGCGAGTAATTCGCTATTTCGGGAGTGTGTTCCGGCTTTGCGGGAGTTGTTATTACAAGCGGATTTGTTGAGTAATCAGTATTGGGTTGTAGTTGCGAATCCGCCTTATATGGGAAATAAAAGTTTAAATAATATTTTAAGAAATTTTGCTAATCAAAATTATCCTGATTCAAAGTCAGATGCTTTCTCTATATTTATTGAACGTTTTTTAAAGATAGTTTCAAAAAACGGATTTATTGGCTTAATGACACCATTTACTTGGATGTTTTTAAGTTCTTATGAGAAATTGCGTAAACGTATATTAAGGGAAAATATAATAACCAGCCTGATTAGACCGGAATATCATGCTTTTTTTGATTCAGCCTATGTACCAATATGCGCTTTTACCCTGTTAAATAAAGCTTCACCTGAATATCAAGGAACTTTTATTGACCTTAATAAATTTTATGGGGCTGATTTGCAACCAGTTAAGGTTTTAGAAGCAATCAAAAATCCTGATTGTGGATATCTGTATTATGCAAAGGCGGCTGATTTTGCAAAGATTCCGGGGAGTGCGATCGCTTATTGGATAAGTCAAAAGATAATAGACATATTTGTAAATTTTAAACGTATAAAAGAAATTGCAGACCCTAGACAAGGACTAGCGACAGCTAACAATGATCGTTTTCTTCGCTTATGGTATGAGACCTATTTACACACAATTGGTTTTAATTACTCTAACTCAATAGATGCTTATAAATCACATAAAAAATGGTTCCCTTATAACAAAGGAGGCGAATTGAGAAAGTGGTATGGTAATCAAGACTGGGTAGTAAATTGGGAAAAAGATGGTTTAGAAATACGTGGTTTCGGCAAAGAAAATGGTGGAAAACAACGCTCACGTACACAAAATACAGATAAATATTTTAAACCTGCAATAACTTGGTCTGATATAACAACTTCTGCTTTTGCTGCAAGACTAAGCCCTCCAGGCTTTTTATTTGATATCAAAGGTTCAAGTGCGTTTCCAATATATGAGGAAATAAGGTTGCCTTTACTTGGATTAATGTGTAGTCAATTAATGCAAGTTTTTATGGCCATTTTAAATCCAAGCATTACTTTTCAAGTTGGAGATATTGCTAAAGTTCCTTTTAATTTAGCCGATAAATTTATAGATTTAATACAAAAAATAGTCTCAGAAGCAGTATTTATCTCTCGTCAAGATTGGGACAACTTTGAAACCTCCTGGAACTTCCAAACCCACCCCCTATTACGCCACAACACCAAACACCTCTCCGAAGCCTTCAACATTTGGCAAAGCAAATCAGAAACCGCCTTCCGAGAACTTCAACGCCTAGAAGAAGAAAATAACCGCTACTGGATAGAAGCTTATGGCTTACAAGACGAACTCACCCCAGAAGTACCCGACGACCAAATCACCATCCGCCGCGCCGACTTAAACAAAGATATCCGTTCCCTCATCTCCTACGCCGTCGGCTGTATCATGGGGCGCTACTCCCTCGACAAACCCGGACTCCTCCACGCCGGACAACCATTTGACCCCACCCTACACCAAACCTTAAGCGCCAGCAGTGATGCAATTATTCCCATCACAGACCAAGCATACTTTGATAACGATATCGTTACCCGCTTCATAGAATTTCTGCGCGTCGCCTACAGTCCCGAAACCCTTACCGAAAACCTCAATTTCATCGCCAACGCCCTCACCCTCAAAAATGGCGAAAGCGCCCAAGAACGCATCCGCCGCTACTTTCTGCAAGAATTCATTTCTGACCACATTCAAACTTATAAAAAACGCCCCATTTATTGGCTGTTTACCAGTGGAAAAAAACGAGCTTTTGGCGCATTACTATATTTACACCGTTACAGCGAAGATGCTCTTGCTCGTATCCGCACCGATTATGTTTTGGAATTGCAAGTCAAACTAGATGGGGAAATTGCCAGAGCGCAACAACAGCTAGATAATACCACTTCTAGCGCCGCTAAAAAAGCTGCCACAAACCGCCTGAAAGAACTGCAAGCCCAACAGCTAGAACTGCGAGATTACCAAGCCAAGCTGCAAACCCAAGCCGATGCGCGAATTAATCTTGACCTTGACGATGGTGTAGCCTACAACTACACGCGCTTTAAAGGTTTAGTTTATGAAGGTGCAGATTTAAAAATTGCTGACTTAGAAAAAGCCTCGCAGTGGAAAAGGGAACTGTTGAAATAA
- the brxL gene encoding protease Lon-related BREX system protein BrxL: protein MDDLNQKLNSIYPGKVVRKDLTKRIKEGANVPVYVLEYLLGMYCATDDETTIEEGVTRVKNILAQNYVRPDEAEQIKSKIRELGRFTIIDRVTVTLNDRDDIYQGTLMNLGVKGVVIDPEIVKPNQKLLGGGIWCILQLEYEAGTKPSPFIVGSLKPIQMPSVDMDELFAGRPAFTRSEWIDLLIRSTGLEPTTVSEDVKWHLLARLVALCENNYNCCELGPRSTGKSHVYKEVSPNSILVSGGKTTVANLFYNMSNRRVGLVGLFDVVAFDEVAGMSFHDNDGVQIMKDYMASGSFARGKAEITANASMVFVGNINQSVESLVKTSHLLAPFPEAMIDTAFFDRFHAYIPGWEIPKFSPENFTNQYGFIVDYLAEWLREMRKRSFADAIDLHFRLGNNLKQRDVQAVRKTVSGLLKLLFPNGSFSKEDVREALVYGLRVRRRVKEQLKKIGGMEFYDVHFSYIDLETLDEHFVSVPEQGGSSLISQEILTPGHLHFVSTGDSGIIGAFKLELQAVPGSGKLVRTGVATAGKMKDSLNIAMNYFKGNAQRVSSSIHPSNLDFLLQLLDLQGSGAPQESGLALFVSLCSASLKRSVQTQFAIFGEMTIGGTITPVSNLAGSLQVAFDAGAKRILLPMASAVDLGSVPPELFAKFQTSFYADPVDAVFKALAVN, encoded by the coding sequence ATGGATGACCTGAATCAAAAACTAAACAGCATTTACCCTGGAAAGGTAGTACGTAAAGACCTGACTAAACGTATTAAAGAAGGTGCTAACGTACCAGTGTATGTGCTGGAATACCTACTCGGTATGTACTGCGCGACCGACGACGAAACCACCATTGAGGAGGGTGTTACTCGTGTAAAAAACATCCTGGCACAGAATTATGTCCGTCCTGATGAAGCAGAACAGATCAAATCTAAAATTCGGGAATTGGGACGATTTACCATCATTGACCGGGTAACGGTAACGCTCAACGACAGAGATGACATCTACCAGGGAACTTTAATGAACCTGGGTGTCAAAGGCGTAGTCATTGACCCAGAAATTGTCAAACCCAACCAAAAGCTTCTAGGTGGTGGTATTTGGTGTATTCTACAACTGGAATATGAAGCAGGAACCAAACCCAGTCCCTTCATTGTCGGAAGTCTCAAACCTATCCAAATGCCTAGTGTGGATATGGATGAATTGTTTGCGGGTCGCCCAGCTTTTACCCGCAGTGAATGGATTGACCTGCTGATTCGGTCAACAGGACTGGAACCCACTACCGTCAGCGAAGACGTGAAATGGCATCTACTTGCCCGTTTAGTAGCCCTTTGTGAAAATAACTACAACTGCTGCGAACTTGGCCCCCGTTCTACAGGTAAATCACACGTCTACAAAGAAGTTTCTCCTAACTCAATCTTGGTTTCCGGTGGAAAAACTACAGTAGCGAATCTTTTCTACAATATGTCCAACCGTCGCGTGGGACTAGTAGGTTTATTTGACGTGGTTGCCTTTGATGAAGTAGCAGGCATGAGCTTCCATGATAACGACGGTGTGCAAATCATGAAAGACTACATGGCATCAGGTTCTTTTGCACGCGGTAAAGCAGAAATTACCGCTAATGCTTCTATGGTCTTTGTGGGCAACATTAATCAAAGCGTGGAATCCTTAGTGAAGACCTCACACCTGCTGGCACCCTTCCCCGAAGCCATGATTGACACCGCCTTCTTCGACCGTTTTCACGCTTATATTCCTGGCTGGGAAATCCCCAAATTTAGCCCAGAGAATTTCACCAACCAGTACGGGTTCATTGTCGATTACTTAGCAGAGTGGCTACGGGAAATGCGTAAACGCAGTTTTGCCGATGCCATAGACCTCCACTTCAGACTAGGTAACAATCTTAAGCAACGAGATGTTCAAGCAGTTCGCAAAACTGTATCAGGGCTGCTGAAACTGCTTTTCCCAAATGGCTCATTTAGTAAGGAAGATGTGCGCGAAGCCCTAGTGTATGGTCTGCGGGTGCGACGGCGCGTGAAAGAACAGTTAAAGAAAATTGGTGGAATGGAATTTTACGATGTGCATTTCAGCTACATCGACTTGGAAACTCTCGATGAGCATTTTGTCTCAGTACCAGAACAGGGTGGTTCGAGCTTGATTAGTCAGGAAATACTAACTCCCGGTCACTTGCACTTTGTCAGCACTGGGGATAGCGGCATAATCGGAGCATTCAAACTTGAACTGCAAGCAGTACCCGGTAGTGGCAAGTTAGTACGCACTGGTGTAGCAACGGCTGGCAAGATGAAGGATAGTTTAAACATTGCCATGAATTACTTCAAAGGTAACGCTCAAAGAGTTAGCAGTAGCATTCACCCAAGTAATTTGGATTTTTTGCTCCAGTTACTAGATTTGCAAGGGTCTGGCGCACCGCAAGAGAGTGGATTAGCATTGTTCGTTTCTTTATGTTCTGCCTCTCTAAAACGAAGTGTTCAAACGCAATTTGCAATATTTGGGGAAATGACCATTGGTGGGACGATTACACCAGTCAGTAACCTAGCGGGTAGTCTGCAAGTAGCCTTTGATGCTGGCGCTAAACGTATCCTCTTACCAATGGCAAGCGCCGTGGACTTAGGCAGTGTTCCGCCAGAATTGTTTGCTAAATTTCAAACATCATTTTACGCTGACCCCGTAGACGCAGTATTTAAAGCGCTAGCAGTTAATTAA
- a CDS encoding XisH family protein: MPAKDIYHDEVKNALIKDGWTITADPYFIKYEDAELYADLAAEKPIAAERQGQKIVVEIKSFLGKSLMYDFHSALGQYIVYRNLIQLTEPEYTLYLAIDDVVYYKFFQRKSVQAVINQNQVLLIVVNLDKVEIQQWIR; the protein is encoded by the coding sequence ATGCCAGCCAAAGATATATATCATGATGAAGTCAAGAACGCATTGATAAAAGACGGTTGGACTATTACGGCTGATCCTTACTTTATCAAATATGAGGATGCTGAACTCTACGCCGACTTAGCAGCAGAAAAACCAATTGCCGCAGAACGCCAGGGACAGAAAATTGTTGTAGAAATCAAGAGTTTTTTGGGCAAATCATTAATGTATGATTTTCACAGTGCATTAGGACAATACATTGTCTATCGAAATCTTATTCAACTTACTGAGCCAGAATATACACTTTACTTAGCTATTGATGATGTTGTTTATTATAAATTTTTTCAACGAAAATCTGTACAAGCAGTAATTAATCAAAATCAAGTTCTATTAATAGTCGTCAATCTAGATAAGGTAGAGATTCAGCAATGGATAAGATAG
- the pglZ gene encoding BREX-1 system phosphatase PglZ type A: MNITRIQNTLETLFQDSARWLHPGRRVVFWYDPEQQFTSSFNELQLEGVEKLQLADTAFTVKYHLLVEQPNQTFLLYAPFPEPAPQENWLLDIQKSGLTFSADPAALIYADLGLRSRGLEIVIREHEKFFKSRKRTEALQAMGISPDSDERGLLLAMLSVLAGLKVPDAGTLIRRVLLGGLLESDNALWSDIERFISPEAFWEVVQEHTDFPKQNPSLNKLFVQLLITHFAKSLHDTIPPQLANQVITPGQRAYAFIDQWMRDQQDSLGWKILSSEVAEQLHIFDAIENLEPEVLFEAASFEVVDKVLIRTCVKTLQMQMGQQITELTPWRTWLQARHTLIWFPQYEKIYQALEAAIALLEFKQQYPEGFRQPAPLLFKAYASDLHSFDKAYRHFIVKSDDAQGDILKGLIDDVENLYTQWFLDGLGEAWSDALGNNWELEGIASQTRFFGRHVFPILERSDREKVFVIISDALRYEVASELEEVIKKEVRGETSLEAQLGVLPSVTRLGMAALLPGSKLELIPGDDDVRLDGLGTKGALARQKVLNQNSRVEATVLSAKDLLEMNTEEGRAAVQPYRLIYIYHNVIDAIGDQASSERQVLSACGTAISELLRLVKKICNSINGTNVIITADHGFLYQRRPIQEADKRPLPTGEAVLESKRRYLLAREQLNDSTLLHFSLPYTENGTVAIVPRGSLRFAVQGAGAQFVHGGASLQEVCVPVITYHHQRAVKGDEGPARKVGVQVSARVRRVTNNRFTLTLVQSYAVEGRWRSRQITVAFYDPQTNTPITDVRGANLSSTSPHPSDREINLRLTVTTANPPTNVYLIVKDADDESELLRETWAVSLGIANDFGDF, from the coding sequence ATGAACATTACTCGTATCCAAAACACCCTAGAAACCCTCTTCCAAGATTCAGCCCGTTGGTTGCACCCAGGACGAAGGGTGGTGTTTTGGTACGACCCCGAACAACAATTTACCAGCAGCTTCAATGAACTCCAACTCGAAGGCGTAGAAAAACTCCAACTCGCTGATACTGCCTTTACTGTCAAATATCACCTGCTGGTCGAGCAACCCAATCAAACTTTTCTACTGTACGCCCCCTTTCCCGAACCTGCGCCCCAAGAAAACTGGCTTCTAGACATCCAAAAAAGCGGTTTAACTTTCTCTGCTGACCCCGCCGCCCTCATCTATGCAGATTTAGGATTGCGATCGCGCGGTCTGGAAATTGTCATCCGGGAACATGAGAAATTCTTTAAAAGCCGCAAACGGACAGAAGCCTTGCAAGCAATGGGTATTTCCCCCGACAGCGATGAACGGGGATTGTTACTGGCTATGCTTTCCGTCCTCGCAGGCTTAAAAGTACCCGATGCAGGGACACTGATTCGGCGGGTGCTGCTGGGGGGGTTATTAGAGTCTGATAACGCCCTCTGGTCTGATATTGAGCGTTTTATCTCCCCTGAAGCTTTCTGGGAGGTAGTCCAAGAACACACGGATTTTCCTAAGCAAAACCCCAGTTTAAACAAGTTATTCGTGCAGTTGTTAATTACCCATTTTGCTAAATCTCTGCACGATACCATCCCGCCCCAGCTAGCAAACCAAGTCATCACTCCTGGACAACGAGCTTATGCTTTTATCGACCAGTGGATGCGTGACCAGCAGGATTCTCTAGGCTGGAAGATCCTCAGCAGTGAGGTAGCAGAACAATTACACATATTTGATGCTATAGAGAATTTAGAGCCGGAAGTTTTATTTGAAGCAGCGAGTTTCGAGGTGGTAGATAAGGTATTAATCCGCACCTGCGTTAAAACACTGCAAATGCAAATGGGGCAACAAATAACGGAATTGACACCCTGGCGAACTTGGTTACAGGCACGTCATACCCTGATTTGGTTCCCCCAGTATGAGAAGATTTATCAAGCATTGGAAGCTGCAATCGCTCTCTTGGAATTTAAGCAGCAGTATCCAGAAGGATTCCGCCAGCCAGCCCCACTTCTCTTCAAAGCCTACGCCAGTGATTTACACTCTTTTGACAAAGCTTACCGCCACTTTATCGTCAAGAGTGATGATGCCCAAGGGGATATCCTCAAGGGTTTAATTGACGATGTGGAAAATCTATACACCCAATGGTTCCTGGATGGTCTAGGAGAAGCTTGGTCTGATGCCCTTGGCAATAACTGGGAATTGGAGGGCATAGCATCCCAAACTAGATTTTTTGGTAGACACGTATTCCCAATTTTAGAACGGAGCGATCGCGAAAAAGTATTTGTGATTATCTCCGATGCTTTGCGCTACGAAGTCGCCAGCGAACTAGAAGAGGTTATTAAAAAAGAAGTTCGTGGTGAAACCAGTCTAGAGGCACAATTGGGAGTTTTACCCAGCGTGACACGGTTGGGTATGGCAGCACTTCTTCCAGGGTCAAAACTAGAACTGATACCAGGTGATGATGATGTCCGACTGGATGGGCTTGGTACTAAAGGAGCATTAGCAAGGCAAAAGGTACTAAACCAAAATAGTCGGGTAGAAGCTACAGTACTTAGTGCCAAAGACCTGCTAGAGATGAATACTGAGGAAGGACGGGCTGCTGTGCAACCTTATCGCCTAATCTACATTTATCACAACGTCATTGATGCGATCGGCGATCAGGCATCCAGCGAACGTCAAGTACTATCAGCTTGCGGAACAGCAATTAGCGAACTGCTACGGCTGGTAAAGAAAATTTGTAATTCTATCAATGGTACAAACGTTATCATCACCGCAGACCACGGTTTTTTATACCAACGTCGCCCCATTCAAGAAGCAGACAAGCGACCCCTACCAACTGGTGAAGCAGTACTGGAAAGCAAACGCCGCTACCTTTTAGCACGAGAACAGCTGAATGACTCAACCTTACTGCACTTTAGCTTGCCCTATACAGAAAATGGCACAGTTGCGATCGTACCTCGTGGTAGTTTACGCTTTGCCGTCCAAGGTGCAGGAGCGCAGTTTGTCCACGGCGGGGCATCTCTCCAAGAAGTATGCGTACCAGTTATTACCTATCATCACCAACGGGCGGTTAAAGGAGACGAAGGCCCAGCCCGGAAAGTAGGGGTACAGGTAAGTGCCAGAGTTCGGCGGGTAACGAATAATCGTTTTACATTGACATTAGTACAAAGTTATGCAGTTGAGGGAAGATGGCGATCGCGTCAAATTACAGTTGCTTTCTACGATCCCCAAACCAACACACCGATAACAGATGTGCGAGGAGCAAACTTAAGCAGCACTAGCCCACATCCGAGCGATCGGGAAATTAACTTAAGGTTGACTGTAACAACCGCTAATCCCCCTACTAATGTCTATTTAATAGTTAAGGATGCAGACGATGAGAGCGAATTGCTCCGAGAAACCTGGGCAGTTAGTTTAGGGATTGCTAACGACTTTGGAGATTTCTAA
- a CDS encoding ribbon-helix-helix domain-containing protein, translating to MSSEKLSISLPASLMQFIENYKVTKGCKSRSQVIELALELLRYQELEQAYRQASAEVDPDWDLTVGDGLTDEAW from the coding sequence ATGTCATCGGAAAAACTATCCATTTCCTTACCAGCATCTTTGATGCAGTTTATTGAGAATTACAAAGTGACAAAAGGGTGTAAATCTCGCTCTCAAGTCATTGAGTTAGCACTGGAGTTACTGCGGTATCAGGAATTAGAGCAAGCTTACCGCCAAGCTTCGGCGGAAGTTGACCCAGATTGGGATTTGACGGTAGGGGATGGGTTAACAGATGAAGCGTGGTGA
- a CDS encoding type II toxin-antitoxin system PemK/MazF family toxin has product MKRGEIYYANLSLVVGSEMDKRRPVLIVSNDANNSAASTVTILPITSNVSRVYPFEVLLNPEESGLSKPSKVQAQQVRTISKQRILGDEVGCLNQDLMQLVDAALKLHLDLG; this is encoded by the coding sequence ATGAAGCGTGGTGAAATTTATTATGCAAATCTCAGTCTAGTAGTGGGATCAGAAATGGATAAACGCCGACCTGTACTGATTGTCAGCAATGATGCTAATAACAGTGCGGCTAGTACGGTGACAATTTTACCAATTACCTCTAACGTCAGTCGTGTTTATCCTTTTGAGGTTTTATTGAATCCAGAGGAGAGTGGTTTATCTAAGCCTTCTAAGGTACAAGCGCAGCAGGTACGCACGATTTCAAAGCAGCGCATTTTAGGAGATGAGGTAGGTTGTTTGAATCAGGATTTGATGCAATTAGTTGATGCTGCTCTCAAGTTGCATTTAGATTTAGGGTAG
- a CDS encoding XisI protein, whose product MDKIEKYRNAIKKILIEYYEMTNAEIAKSGEVEASDRLAFDEERDQYLWFRFGWDGKKQIQHIIMYLCIKNSKIWVEEDATNLCVVDDLLSAGIPQTDIVLGFHHPSKRGFTEFATA is encoded by the coding sequence ATGGATAAGATAGAAAAATACCGCAATGCTATTAAGAAAATACTTATTGAATATTATGAAATGACTAATGCTGAAATTGCAAAATCTGGAGAAGTGGAAGCAAGCGATCGCTTGGCTTTTGATGAGGAAAGAGATCAATATCTTTGGTTTCGGTTTGGCTGGGATGGCAAAAAGCAGATACAGCATATTATAATGTATCTTTGCATTAAAAACAGCAAAATTTGGGTGGAAGAAGATGCAACTAATTTATGCGTTGTTGATGATTTGTTATCAGCCGGAATACCCCAAACCGATATTGTTTTAGGCTTCCATCATCCTAGTAAAAGAGGTTTCACAGAATTTGCTACAGCCTAA